Below is a genomic region from Triticum dicoccoides isolate Atlit2015 ecotype Zavitan chromosome 5A, WEW_v2.0, whole genome shotgun sequence.
AACCATATTGCGCTTCTCATCATGAAAGCGACAATATCGCCGGACATTTCTGAAGCACTCCCTAAGAAAGACACTGCTAAAGAATTCCTCACTGAAATGGAGGAGCAATTTAAAGGCTCCGACAAAGTGTATGCTCATGAGCTTTTTGCTAAACTTCTTCAGAAATACACTATTGACGGAAACGTTAGGCAACACATATTGAGGGTGGTAAATGCTTACACCAAACTTAAGGCTTTGGAGTGTTCTTTAAGTGAAGCCCTTCTTGTCATAATTATTCTTGAGTCTCTTCCAGAAGAGTTTGAACAATTTAAGGTCAACTATAACTCTCTAAAGGAAAAATGGCCACTCTCTGAGATGACCGCAAGGATCGTCCAGGAGGAAGAGAGGATCATGAGGCAGAAGAAAGACCATGTTTTTCATGTTGGCTCTAACAAGAGAAAGCATGACGGGCAAGGTTTTCCCAAGCCTCAGAAAAAGCAAGTCAAGAAAGAAGGCACTAAGCCATTCAACCCTAAGGCATTCAAGGGTAAAGAAGCCGgcagttcttcttctgctcctagCAGCTCCACTGCTGGAGAAAATGCTTGTAACTTCTGCAAAGAGGAGGGACACTATCAAAGGGACTGCCCAGGCTTTCTAAAATGGATGAACAAAAGAGGTATTGATGAAATTACTTTTGTAGATGAATCTTTTTATGTCGATTTTTCTATAAAGTCATGGTGGATTGATTCAGGGGTAACCACTCACGTTGCTAACTCTATGCAGGGATTCGATACGATCCAAACTataagaggaggaacaagaaagctTAAGGTTGCGAACAGAGTTGAGGCCGATGTTGAAGCTGTGGGATCTCTCACGTTGGAGCTACACACTGGCCACACTCTTAGATTGAATAATGTTATTTATGTGCCTACCTTAAGTAGGAATTTGATTTCAGTTTCTCGTTTAGATGATGATATGTATGAGTGCCATTTTGGCAAGAAACAATTTGCTTTGATCAAATGTAATAAGAATGTAGGCATCGGTGTTAGACGAGGCCAACTATACATGTTATCTCTTAATAATGATTCAGTTATGCATGTGAGTGATGAAATTAATGTTGAGAAGAAATGGAAAGGAGTTAGTAATTCTTCGAAATTGTGGCATTGTCGTTTGGGCCACATTTCAGGGGGAGAATGGAATGCTTAGTTAAAAATGAAATACTCCTCCCATTAGACTTCTCAGATGCAAACAAATGTGTCGACTGTATTAAAGGAAAATTCGCAAAAACAATTAAGAAAGGAGCAGTAAGAGCCACAGGGGTTttagaattaattcacaccgacaTATGTGGACCCCTTAATGTTAAGTCTGTAGATGGTTTTGATTCATTCATTACATTCATAGACGACTTTTCCCGCTATGGATATATTTATCCCATACGTGACCGATCGGAAGCTTTGGAGAAATTCAAAGTCTATAAAGCGGAGGTTGAAAATCAACTAAACGCGAAAATCAAAGTTGTACGGTCATTATGGTAGGCATGCTCCTTATGGGCAGATTCCTGGACCTTTTGCCAAGTTCTTATCTGAAAATGGAATCATTGCTCAATACTCAATGCCTGGtgaaccacaacaaaatggtgtggccgTGCATCGCAACTGCACCCTTATGGATATGGTGCAAAGCATGCTTAGTCACTCGAGTTTACCAGTAAGCCTTTGGATAgaggcattaaagacagctgcacacATACTAAATCTTGCTCCAACTAAGTCAGCACCGAACACACCTTACGAGATGTGAGCGGGAAAGAAACCGAGCTTGAATTACTTACGAGTGTGGGGTTGCCCTGCTGAAGCTAAAGTTTTCAATCCACAACCTAAGAAATTGGATCCAAAAACAGTTAGTTGTTTCTTCGTTGGATACCCTCATAGGGGAAAGGGATATCGTTTTTATTGTCCAAGTCATACCACCAAGTTTGTGGAGACTAGACAAGCGGTATTTTTTGAGGATAATAAGGTCACTAAgttaagggagatcgatcttgaGGAGAAGCGGGTTTGTGCACCATCCCCTATTATCCAAGAGATTGTTTTTCCAATACGAAGAAATGTGACAACTGATGATCCTGAATCTCATGGTTCAGTTTCTCAGTCAAATGGTGATCCGGAGACTAATAATGAAAATCCAGACACAAATGAGGACCACCAGGAAAATAATGATTCACAAAATGATGAtgtaccaccaccacctcctcctgtgGGTAGATCACGGCGTGAGAGGAAGAAAGCCATATCAGACGACTATATCACTTTCATGATTGAGGATATGAATGATCTGGGAAAGGTGGAGGATCCAACCTCTTATAAGGAGGCCATTAAAAGCGAAAATTCGTCCAAATGGTTGGTTGCCATGGAAGACGAGTTGAAATCTATGGGCTCAAACGACGTATGGGACTTAGTAGAAGTTCCCGATGGAGCTAAGAAAGTaggctgcaagtgggtctacaaaaccAAGTATGATTCCAAAGGGAATGTCGAATGGTTCAAAGCAAGGCTAGTGGCAAAAGGGTATACACAGAGAGAAGGCATTGATTATAAGCAAACCTTCTCTCCTGTGTCAACCAAGGATTctttcagaatcataatggcattagtagcTCATTACAACCTAGAACTacaccaaatggatgttaaaacggcATTTCTAAATGGTGACTTAAAAGAAAACGTTTACATGGCTCAGCCAGAAGGCTTTGTTGTGGAAAGGGAAGGAACATTTGGCATGTCGTCTAAAGAAATTGATTTATGGCTTGAAGCAAGCTTCAAGAGAGTGGTACCTCAAGTTTGATACAATTATCAAAACTTTTGGTTTCACCGAAAATGTTGTGGACAACTGCATATACGTTAAGTTTAAAGGCAGTAGGTTCACATTTTTAGTCCTATAcgttgatgacatattgttggcatgtagcgataaggatatgctgcatgagaccaagaattttctgtcatccagttttgatatgaaagatcttggtgaagcttcgtatgtcctcggcatcgagattcatcgagataggtccagaggaacgttaggactatctcaaaaggcatactttgagagagtactgaaaaaattcaatatgcataagtgctcaccctcacctgctcctatagttaagggcgataagtttgggacatttcaatgtccgaggaaccaatgtgaaactgatcagatgaagtcggttccttatgcttcagctgtcGGAAGCATCATGTATGCTCAAGTGTGTACACGCCCAGATTTGTGTTTTGTAACCGGGATGCTTGGCAGATACCAATCAAATCCAGGGCCGGACCACTGGAAGGCCGCAAAGAAAGTCTTGCGTTATATGCAAGGAACTAAGGATTTCATGCTTACGTATAAAAGAACTGATAACCTAGAAATTGTTGGTTATTCAGACTCTGATTTTGCCGGGTGTGTGGATAGTAAGAGATCCACGTCAGGTTATATATTCACACTCGCGGGAGGAGCTATATCGTGGAAAAGCTCCTAACAAACTTTAACTGATGGATCTACGATGCAAGCAGAATTTGTAGCATGTTATGAGGCCACCGGGCAGGCTGTATGGTTAAAGAATTTTATTCTCGGACTTAAAGTGGTTGACAGCATATCTAAACCAATTTTATTATACTGCGATAATGAACCCGCAGTTTTCTATATGAGTAACAACAGGTCAAGTGATGTTGCCAGACATATTGACATAAAGTATCGTGTTGTGAAAGATAGAATCCAGGATCAAACAGTTGATGTTAAACACATAAGAACGAagcatatgcttgcggatccgctaacaaaaggcttaccacccaTTATTTTTCGTGAGCATGTTGCCGGCATGGGACTACTGGAAGCCTTATGATTCTGGAATAAGAGGACCATTAAAATAAACCACTCCCCAATTAGCAAAATGTTTTCCATTTCAAAATAGGCGGGTGTGCTATAAGTGTTGAGGTTTTATAGCGTTTCGAGCTGTAGTAACACCTCACTTTGGTACATCATTCCTATGTAGAATGGGCGAATGAAGTTAAGCCtaacgatcaagggggagaatgttggttTTGATCTGACTGCTTAAACAGGCCCGTTAGATCTATTAGTCTAACAGAAAAAAAAAGATGAAGGGATAATGATAAGTGAAGGGGTCCATGTACCAACGTACGTGAGCCTCGATCAGAACTAACGCGCCCTGACCGGGGGCGCCCAAAAACCAACTCAGGTTTTGGGTCCCCTGTCACCAGCGCCATATTAAAAGGGATAGGGGAGAGAGCTGGCCACCTGCGAGATCACAATTCACGTAAGGTTTACTCTCCTTCCGATATTTtctcaccccatccgatcagggGGAGTGCTGCAGCGACGGGAAGACCTAAGCCTGCCGCCGCTGCTGTCCCCGGGCAGTGCCGGTGGCGCCGTGAAGGAATCAGGACGTCGAGGAGAACCTCTACTTCGACTACATCACCCCTGCATCAAGCCTGCACCAagcaggcgatcatgtccactGTCGTGACATGTAATGATCCCCTAAACCCTTCTCTGTTCATGCTTTTAGGTGATCTAGATGCAATCAGTTCCTGCTAATGGCATCCCAGAGATGCATAATTTATCCAACACTAAGCTCTTACATTCACAGTAAAAAAATGGAGTAAGAATTGTAAAATGCCATGCATGCAATATATTTCCGGGCAGATAGATACAGTGTCTCAGAAGGTCATTCGTTTACAGCAGGGTAATCGCTAAAAAAAGAAGCACAAGTTAAATATTTCTCGATCTTAATAGGTGATGGTAGCCGAGGGTAGCTTCCTTGTAATCATGGACATCATCTCGTCATCCCTCAATGATTCGCACCAACTTCAGGGTGGGGGACATTGCCGCAGTCTCTGAACCATGTTCTTAGAGCACCTCTAACTGAACCCTTAAATTCAACTCCTCAAATTCAAATTATACACAAATGTCTCATTCAAAGCTCAACATTAAAACTAGATTAAAACCAGACAGTGAATAATTATAGACATTCGTTCATAACATATTCATAGTTAAAGTAGAACACTCAATTTGGAGCTAAATTAAACCTAAAATAACCTACATTTATGCTAAAATGAACACTAATCGGAGTTGATGTCGAGGTTTATCACCGACGACCTGCCGGAGCCCGATGCCTCGCCGTTGTGCGCGCACATGTGCATCTTCGGCAGCCGCTAGTTGTCGGCGTCGAGATTTGCAACACCGGCTTGGCGGCACGATGCTCCGCCACCGCTCGCGAGTCAGTGAGGAGGGCGGGGACGACCACAACGTTGACTTGCTCGGCGATGCGGTGCTCCTCCTCCTTTCATGGTTGGAGGGGCACCACTATGTTGTCGCCGTGCATCGGCGCCTTCGTCAGGTTGCTCACCCTCACCCCCTCCTCCTCTGGCCATAATGATGATTCGGCGCTAGCGTGGGGCTGCTCCTCTTCCACATCCATCATCTCGTAGGCAGCTCCCCGCACGACGACCTGCGGGAGGTGTTGGCATGAGTAAGGCGTCGCGTGTGCCGTGTGGGCGGGCAGCAGCGTCACCATGGCGACAGCAGCGACCAATTGAGCGGCAGGAGCGACTCGGACAACGGCGGTTGAGAATCCGGGGCTGACAGTGATTTTGGACCAGAATCCTGTGACCTTTGGGAACGATGACAAGGAAGAGATAGGATTTGGGTGAGGCACCGGTATGAATTTATAGCAGCAGAAGGTCAATCAGCCGCCGTCGCGCAGATGGTTCTGTTGATTTTATTTTTCAACAAGAGCTAACTTACTAGGATGGTAGGAGAAGTGGCGCGGCTCTCTCAGATTTGAGGCAAAAAGAATCGTTTGAGAGTTAACTCATCAAATATATGAGTTTGAGACTTCGATTAGGTGCAGTTTGAGTCCTCAAAAGATGACAATTTGAGGAGTTATGCCAATTTGAGGGTTCGGCTTGACATGCTCTTCCTCCCTCTTTGAATAACCATATGGATACTCTTCCACAGCATGCACTCACGTGAGAAAAAATGTTAGTCAACATATTAATCACGATTGAATCCAATATATGACACATTCAGTCCACGCATGGGTAAAATGCCACTGCAAAGAAGAAAATACACATTGCATTGTCATTGCATTGTATTTTCCGATTAAAAAGGTTAAAATTATGCAAAAATGCTCAATGGAGCTTGGCCTCCATGAAGGCCGAATATGAAATGGTCAAAATTCAAACTTGcacatttaaaaaaactgaaacaaGTACACATGCACATAGAGACACGATGCacaagtgtgtaaattttcaggacaaAATAAGTTAAATGAgtgctacacaaaaaagacaaatctgagcCTTTTTAGTAGATGCACTATTCATTCTCAGAGTCCACGGTCTTGTCTTTGTACAGATCGTGTTTCAAGGTATTTCATTCTGAGATTTTACTCATATACACATCACATCTTTGTTTACTTGTATAATCTTTTCAGACTTGTTTGAAACTAAAAggattgaattttgaatttttttcaaaaaaattggccTTCATGGAGGCTGAGCTCCAAAACGCCCCACTCAAAATTATGCCTGTTATTCTGAAGTTATTCTATCTCGTGAATCCGCAATATGCATTTGGAATGGGTGAAAGTACGTACCTCGCAACTTCTCGGAGCAAGCCACACTCAGAAGTGTTGTGCAGACAATGCCTTTGCAGTATGTCACCGAAGCCGCAGCCATCGAGGACTAAGCTTGTGAGGTTGGGGAAGATGCAGTACCGCCTGGGGAGGATGGCGGTGAAATTGCTCCATGGATAGATAGATGGCAGGTTTCCCTTCTCATACTCATACTGTCAGGGGCACACAAAGGTTAGTTAGCTTTGGTGGATCGATCTTTGACTGGATGGACGTCATGTCATGTGTGTACGTATGAAGCTATGAAAAGTCTTTTTTAACACAATACTCCCTCGGTCCTATAAtaacgttttttgacactatattattggacggagggagtaaaatcgAAGTCGCTCATATACACGAGCATACACTCACCCTATAAATGCATGCAAGCACACTCTACCCTTGTGAACACCTTCGATAAACTAACTTGAGGTTTAACGAAGTCGGCGCCTCACAATCGACGGGatagtctcctcccactgaacggacATCATCGGAAGgctgaaaaaaattcagaaataaTGCAAGCACCAATGTAAAGTCTAGGATTTAAACCCTGGTGGGTTAGAGATACCACTGTCCTCCTTCTAACAATGGTTGGTTCCCTGAAGGTACGAAAGTTTATACATACTATCCGGAAGAAACAAACGTCCAAGGGTGCATGCTGGATGCTCATACATTGCTATGGAGTAGAATAAAATTTTCCTTTTCATAAAAGAGCATTTTTGTTAACTGAGCGGATACATAGCGTAATGAGTGATATCTGACCTCTGTATAGCTAACATGCACACATACATCAAACTTCATAACAAATTGTCtgacaaaaaaatataaaaacgacAAGTTGGCAACAGTAAAGCCATATGAGACCGAAATTTTGCCTATGTCCATCGAGAAGGTGGGCCGATCTGAAGATTATGCTGCCATCTATATTGAATAAATAGCTCTGTGGCCACCCACTTCAACCACATACGTACAACACCTTGCACAACAATTGATATTTGG
It encodes:
- the LOC119298535 gene encoding uncharacterized protein LOC119298535, with translation MTARIVQEEERIMRQKKDHVFHVGSNKRKHDGQGFPKPQKKQVKKEGTKPFNPKAFKGKEAGSSSSAPSSSTAGENACNFCKEEGHYQRDCPGFLKWMNKRGIRYDPNYKRRNKKA